A region of Anopheles merus strain MAF chromosome 2R, AmerM5.1, whole genome shotgun sequence DNA encodes the following proteins:
- the LOC121589168 gene encoding aminopeptidase N-like, translating into MVKWHLTGYRRWISSPTGSVLLLVLLALVGDYSSRGVFAASPLPDQDDVLYHAASVSSIAATRDVDSTYFLPNTTVPTHYSISLRTDIHNDVRTFSAITRIYLTVLAPTDLIVMHVQELNIASVALYRIASTGGNEIWIDSPTYMIDIVREHVTFRTAGMLPLGNYALEVAYTGSMRNYQSGYLVSRYRNEANEWRSVGTTHFQATLARRVFPCYDEPALKATFDLKITHHRAYTAIANMPLASTDIDPNNREYLVSRFERTPLMSTYLLAFAVTDFKTLRNGQHEIVVRSNAQDDAMYALTVGSTILERLGSYLELSYYDYMPKMTSIAVPDRGTGAMENWGLVTYGEPSLLYNPAVNTYRNRKRVTTVIAHEYAHQWFGDLVSPRSWDFIWLSEGFATLYEYLATRLAEPGDEYWELFSVEVVQRAFLQDANEQIRPINWQAATQAEVSSLFDIIAYQKAGSVLNMFRNVLGESEWRQGLTQYLTDRGYDAATEENLALHLQRAVEGKDILPPTANVRDLLASWTDAPGFPVLNVYRLYRDGIMILSQERFLEHSVLPTGHVWHIPFNYAYESSATFYDLTTAGWLSSRAAKLETPVPDDEWVVFNKQQTGYYRVNYDRRNWDLLAQALMANRNAIHRANRAQLIDDAFNLARADLLDMAVVLRLMRYLRAERDYAPWYAADKVLTYLYDKVRATEHEHAFLVYVDELIEEVYATLSVDTVGQGESTLYKYLRQLITGWACRIGYKDCLERSRAALRKELLPGQGESSVAVHPDVRAVVYCYGLQQDSAEEFQLIFQRLMASRNQAERTDLIDALGCARNADSITSLLVTIVFSAAPDTTFVYLSEERNRVFQAIYSGGRAPTLALMNVLSDSVSVQQLLAIVGEGTIANAVMNIAQRTNGAEEMARLEMMLTAMNGILPPGTLNNARDTAAARPQWFTTAEGLIVGEFLEQYNLP; encoded by the exons ATGGTTAAGTGGCATCTTACTGGGTACCGGCGGTGGATTAGTAGTCCGACCGGTTCCGTACTACTGCTAGTGTTATTAGCTCTCGTTGGTGATTACTCCTCTCGTGGTGTATTTGCAGCCAGCCCTCTACCCGACCAAGATGATGTGCTCTACCACGCCGCCAGTGTGTCCTCGATCGCCGCTACGCGGGACGTAGACAGCACTTACTTTCTGCCGAATACAACCGTCCCAACGCACTACTCAATTTCGCTGCGCACCGATATCCACAACGACGTGCGAACGTTTAGCGCAATCACGCGCATCTATCTGACCGTGCTGGCACCTACCGATCTGATCGTAATGCATGTGCAGGAGCTCAACATCGCAAGTGTGGCCCTGTATCGGATTGCTTCTACCGGGGGCAATGAAATCTGGATCGATTCACCGACGTACATGATCGATATCGTCCGGGAGCACGTTACGTTCCGCACTGCCGGCATGCTGCCGCTCGGCAATTACGCGCTAGAGGTCGCGTACACTGGATCGATGCGCAACTACCAGAGCGGTTACCTGGTGTCGCGCTATCGAAACGAGGCGAACGAATGGCGCTCGGTGGGAACGACCCACTTTCAGGCGACGCTTGCCCGCCGCGTCTTTCCGTGCTACGATGAGCCGGCCCTGAAGGCGACCTTCGACCTGAAGATCACCCACCACCGGGCGTACACGGCGATCGCAAACATGCCCCTAGCCAGCACGGACATCGATCCCAACAACAGGGAATATCTAGTCAGCCGGTTCGAACGTACCCCTCTGATGTCCACCTACCTGCTGGCGTTCGCGGTGACAGATTTTAAGACGCTGCGCAACGGCCAGCACGAGATAGTGGTGCGGAGCAATGCGCAGGACGATGCGATGTACGCGCTGACCGTCGGGTCGACGATTCTGGAGCGATTGGGGTCTTATCTAGAGTTGTCGTACTACGACTACATGCCCAAGATGACTTCGATCGCCGTGCCGGACCGTGGGACGGGCGCGATGGAGAACTGGGGCCTGGTGACGTACGG GGAACCGTCGCTGTTGTACAACCCGGCCGTAAATACCTATCGCAATCGTAAACGCGTTACGACCGTCATTGCGCACGAGTACGCGCACCAGTGGTTTGGCGATCTGGTTAGCCCCCGCTCGTGGGACTTCATCTGGCTGAGCGAGGGTTTTGCGACGCTGTACGAGTACCTTGCGACACGGCTGGCCGAACCGGGCGATGAGTACTGGGAGCTGTTCAGTGTGGAAGTCGTGCAGCGAGCGTTCCTTCAGGATGCGAACGAACAGATTCGTCCGATCAATTGGCAGGCGGCGACACAGGCGGAAGTGAGCAGTTTGTTCGATATTATTGCGTACCAGAAAG CCGGCAGTGTGCTGAACATGTTCCGCAATGTGCTAGGGGAAAGCGAGTGGCGCCAGGGTTTGACCCAGTACCTGACCGACCGTGGCTATGATGCTGCAACGGAAGAGAACCTAGCGCTGCACCTGCAGCGTGCCGTCGAGGGGAAGGACATCCTACCGCCAACGGCGAACGTGCGCGATCTGCTTGCCTCCTGGACCGATGCGCCCGGCTTTCCCGTGCTGAACGTGTACCGGCTGTACCGGGACGGCATAATGATCCTCTCCCAGGAGCGCTTCCTCGAGCATAGCGTTCTGCCGACCGGCCACGTGTGGCACATCCCTTTCAACTATGCGTACGAATCGTCCGCAACGTTCTACGACCTCACCACCGCCGGCTGGCTATCGTCCCGGGCGGCCAAGCTGGAAACACCCGTACCGGACGATGAGTGGGTCGTGTTCAACAAACAGCAGACGGGCTACTATCGCGTCAACTACGATCGCCGCAACTGGGACCTGCTGGCGCAGGCACTGATGGCCAACCGTAACGCCATACACCGGGCCAACCGTGCGCAACTGATAGACGATGCGTTCAATCTGGCCCGTGCCGATCTGCTCGATATGGCGGTTGTGTTGCGGCTCATGCGCTATCTGCGCGCCGAGCGCGACTATGCGCCGTGGTACGCGGCGGACAAGGTGCTGACCTACCTGTACGACAAGGTGCGTGCCACCGAGCATGAGCACGCGTTTTTGGTGTACGTAGATGAGCTGATCGAGGAGGTTTATGCCACACTTTCGGTGGATACGGTCGGACAGGGTGAGTCGACGCTGTACAAGTACCTGCGGCAGTTGATCACCGGCTGGGCTTGTCGCATCGGTTACAAGGATTGTTTGGAGCGATCGCGAGCGGCACTCAGAAAGGAGTTGCTGCCCGGCCAGGGAGAGTCCTCCGTAGCCGTACATCCGGATGTGCGGGCCGTGGTGTACTGTTACGGTTTGCAGCAGGACAGTGCGGAGGAGTTCCAGCTCATCTTCCAGCGGCTGATGGCGTCGCGCAATCAGGCCGAACGGACTGATCTTATAGACGCGCTTGGCTGTGCTCGGAATGCGGACAGCATTACCTCACTCCTAGTGACGATCGTGTTCAGTGCCGCACCGGACACAACATTCGTCTACCTGTCGGAGGAACGGAATCGAGTGTTCCAAGCAATCTACTCCGGTGGAAGAGCACCGACGCTTGCGCTCATGAATGTGCTCAGTGATTCCGTCTCGGTGCAGCAACTTTTGGC CATTGTTGGGGAAGGAACGATCGCCAATGCCGTCATGAACATTGCTCAGCGCACTAACGGAGCAGAGGAAATGGCCCGTCTCGAAATGATGCTCACGGCAATGAATGGAATCCTTCCGCCAGGTACACTCAATAATGCCAGGG